The following proteins are co-located in the Mus pahari chromosome 14, PAHARI_EIJ_v1.1, whole genome shotgun sequence genome:
- the Lyrm9 gene encoding LYR motif-containing protein 9: MAPLPGAELVQTPLQLYRYLLRCCRQLPTKGIQEHYKHAVRQSFQAHSDEDNPERIQQIIKRAIEDAEWIMNKYRKQN; this comes from the exons ATGGCCCCTCTGCCAGGGGCAGAGCTGGTCCAGACGCCGTTGCAGCTGTACCGTTACTTGTTGCGTTGTTGCCGGCAGTTGCCAACCAAGGGCATCCAGGAGCACTACAAGCATGCTGTCAGGCAG AGTTTCCAAGCTCACTCAGATGAAGACAACCCTGAGAGAATCCAGCAGATTATTAAAAGAGCCATTGAAGATGCTGAGTGGATCATGAACAAA TATAGGAAACAAAACTGA